Within the Aspergillus luchuensis IFO 4308 DNA, chromosome 5, nearly complete sequence genome, the region agttgagatattatatataataataatattattattattatcatcataataaatattatgaTCATGAGAATGGGCTGCAGGATAGGTAGTAGGCCCTTCTCTGCCAACCAGGCCTGGGTTAAGCCAGGCTGTCGGGGGgcggaaggggagggaaacaAGAGTCTCCACGTATGTATGACTgagatgtatgtatgtcgAATGTAAGTACCTCTGACCGGAAGGAGGTTATGGCGAGGTACTCGGTATGTATTCATGTATGTAagctgtatgtatgtatgtatgtaagaAGGCACAACACCCATGTCGGTATGGATACTGACCTCGAAACTCTCTTTTTCTACTTTAGTTTATACACTTTGccatcttgcttgcttgcttgctttctttcccccctaaGCATGCTGGTCGTGCTGTGTACTCTCTTGTGTCTTGTTGGGAGTTGGTAACTagtcttcctttttttagaatttttctaaaatttttgtttttttttccctccttctctttttcatTATCTCTCACTGTTGTGACATGCGCGATCCGCCCAATGCAAGTCGGCTTCGGGTCCTTGTCTTAGttgtctcctcttcccacgTCTCTGGGTTCAACTCATGGGGTCCCACCCACTCTTGTTTTTTGTCGCCCCCGCCCATCTCATCCCAGCAAtcagttttttttttctttttgatcgATTaggattttattttattttttttttttctttcttttcttatttcaatttttttttttttttctgatttttattattattctgatttcCGATTAATCccatctttattttattttattttcactGTCGTTTCGTTTCACACCGCCGAATGATGCTGTCAACAACGGTTCGAGGTTACTTTACGATCGTCTCTGCTCCTACGGGAAAGCCGTCCGCgagcaataataataataaaaccaTGCCTAgagaaaataatcagaaaaacTAATCCTCATCATAAATCATCATAGTTCCTGGACAGTCTGGcttgacttcttcttttcttgtccGTTCTTCCAACTGTCACCTCCCCGTCCCTGCTGGCCCTCCATTCTatccatctttctcctcttctcttcctctttgctCTCCCATTCTCCGTATTTATTCGTTTATCGTTATAGATAATTTGTATTTCTTTCATCCTCTGCTGCCCTTTACCtcattttaaaaaaaaaaaacatcaTCTTACTTCTTGTCGGTGCGATCTGCACGGTTCTTAATCTGCCATACTACCTACGACTACTACATCCGGTATACTGCTGGTCACTATCGTGTAGTACtcacttctttcttcctctgtctTTTCTGCAACCAACAATACCCTCCTAGTCGGGAACAAGCAGCACCACCGGGTGTATGATATTGGGGTTTCACTTCTTCCCTTGAAGCAACCGGGTTTCTCCCACCTGgtcctccttttttttttcccttgaTTTTTATCTCTTGTGGTTCCGTGATTTTCCTTTCACCGTGGCTACCCTCGGGATCAGTGTGTTGGCGAGTCTTCCATACTCCCACCCGGTTCATTCCTCGCAACAATATCATTCGCTGTCAGGCTACCATCTTGCCCAACCCGCCGGCTCCCTCTCTCAGGCAGCTCTTCACGAGTCTCCAGCTCAtctggagagagagggggccCAGCAATGCCCTAGGTCGCTCCATCGATCTATCGAAAGAGAATCGGAGCATATGTCGTCCACCTTGACTGGCCCTTCCCCAGGCGATGCACATCCGGCCGAGGATCACAGTACGTTTGGTAGAAAGCGGCCTCGCTCAGACGATGACTCTGCATCTTCCGATGGACCGGACCCTGTGCGTCCCCGGCCTCTTTCCTGGCAACCATCAGCTCCTGTGGAACCTTCCGTGAAATCTACTCAGCTTCGTTCCATCGGCGTGGAGTCGATCTTGAATCCACCGTCAAAAGCAGCAGTCGTTACAGCAGAACCCGGTCGCGAACCATTAGGGTCCCAGGTGCCGACTACTTCATCGTCACCATCCCATGCCCGActgccctcctccccatcagtccatcttccctctccctccgttCACCCAGCAAAACGCCTCTCTGCGTCTCCCGCTATGAAGCATCATCAGGCCATCGccccagcttctccttctgcgcGGTTTGTTTCAACGGGAGGCGGTTACGCCCCGAGACTGGGTGTTTCACAGTCTCCTCTGGCTCACCCATCTCGTCTAGCCTCTTATTCAGCAGCTCCTGGCTCTCCCCTATCCGGTGATCCATATCCTGGACAGTCGGTTTCGACATCTTCGCATCCTGCACCGGCTCCAATCTCCATGCATTCGACTCCAACTTTCCACAGCCGTCGAACAAGCGCCAACCCTACGCCTGCTCCAAGCTCTCAGGAAACAAGCCCTACAACCCCTGTTTCTGCTTACAGTCAGCTCGGGCGGTCATCTCCAGCAGTGTCTGCTGCGCCAATGCAGCAAACTACACCCTCGTTCCTCAATACATCCGCATACGGATCCAGTGAGCCCGCTGCTCGCTTGCCTTCAGTCATGGCAGGACCAAGATCCACAGGGGAAGAAGCGGCTGCTGCGGGAGCCCAGCCAGAGAATCCCCCTTACCCTGGCATGATTCCTTGCATACTAGATTTGAAATCAGGGTCCTCTAGCCAGGCAGAGAAACGGAAGGCGAACAGTGATGCATCGAGGCGGTTCCGGAATCGGAAGAGAAACGAGATGCagctggagcagaagatTGCTGggcagctggaggagatccagaagaagacTGAAGAGTTGAAGAGGCGGGACGATCAAATCCGATCTCTGATGCAGGAACGGGATTTCTATCGCTCTGAGAGGGATTTTTTCCGCGAACACGTCTCCCGCTTGGTGCCTACAGGTCAGCTTCCGGCCAGGCCAGCATCCCCGCTTACCCTACGACCGCCTTTCGAGTCCACCGCCTCTGAGCGCGAGGCCACATGGCATGCCTCGGAGGCCAGAAAGATGGTCGAGAACACTTCTGGAAGTGGGAAGCTGGCCCCAGCGCCATCTCACCTGATGGCCGGTTCGTCCACTAGGCCGCCCGTGACGTGGTCGGCCACTCCTACTTCGTATCCGGCAGCCCACGTTGAACGAGGTATGCTGCCCGACGACCAGCAAGCAAGATCATTGCCCCAGTTTCCGGGACAATGGGCGCGAAGCTCTTGAATGAGATGAATAGCAAACGTGAACATCGGACGCCTAATCTGGCTTTGACATCTCGAGTATCAGATAACTCTACGATACTTCTGGCGGCTCGCAGGGAGGGCTACTAATGCCAGCGGGACACGCATTCTCGAGATATCTTCATTTctcattttcccttttttttttttgtcatGTAATCGACCTCCGCGTGCCCTCGCGCATCGGAGACTGAGAGCCGTAAAAGTTCCTAAAAggcttgttttctttccataTCCTCCGGAGGCTAAGTCATCTTAAGCATTGGGAAAAGCTCTCTGCGCACGATTCGTGTGATCAGCATATGAAATAGGTGTATGGACGGGTGGTATCTTGAAAGGTGGCTTTGTCGTTGCCTCTTGTTGTCTTTTCATGATCGGGTATTAACATGCAACTTGTCTATCTTATACATTTATCGTACACATTTACCTCAGTTATGTCTCTCTGatttctttccattcttgATTAAGTATTGGGTGGCGCTGGGTTTCTCTGCTTCGCTTTGCCATGAGTTAAACGGCCTGCACGGTGGAATTTTGAAGATACTCCTTGCTGCATGCAGCACTGTCAGCAAATGAATTGCTTTGAATgattttctgcttcttcttttcatatCAGGCTACAGACACTGCCATTATCTGACTTTTAATGAGCGAGGGCGATGTTTATCATTTGGCGTTTTGTTTTAATGATTTCCCCACGTCCTTTCGGGCTTTCGGCACAGCATAATAGATTGTATAGCATAAGCAGGAACGAATCGATGACACATGCATCCGAGAATCTTCAGCCGTGAAAGCATTTATGTAGATCTTTGCTAAGAGAAATGATGGCGGCCTAGGGCATCCAGGCACCCTTTCCCAACGGGGGAACTTCCGTTGTCCACGTGCCCTGGTTCAGCCAATCAAAGCGTCCCACGGCAATGCTGGATCAACGATCAACTTGAATGCAATAAATGAAGATGCAACTAACACCATCTGTTGCCTTTCTCTCGAGAAagctcctccacttctcACACTAGATTTATCCGTTCCTTGTCGACTTCCCGTCCCATTCGGCCTCGTCCACTGAAGATCTATCCCACCATTGCACGTGGGCCACCTTTGTGAGCTTCTAACCTGAACTGGTAGAGTATCACACAACATGCGAAAGTGGGATGAAGGGGTTATATGAGGACCGTCCGGTCCGGCGCGATGGCCGTAGCTGCCAATCGCTGCTGTGCAAGAAATTTCTTCTCATAGGCATCATGGGCGTCTCTGCTGTTCTACTTCCTTTGTATCTCCTAGCTGGGTATGCTAAGCACCGCTATCTAAGTCTGATAAGGACCCTCTTTGCCGAGGGCCCCTGAAGCTCGGACTGTGTGGGACTACTGATCGCTGACAATCTGTGCAGAGTCACCTCCGGACTGGCAGTCCCCGCCTCGAGAAATCAATCCACTTGCGATACGGTCGATCAAGGGTATCAATGCTTCTCCGAGACTTCGCATCTTTGGGGTCAATACGCGCCGTTCTTCTCTCTGGCAAACGAATCGGCCATCTCCCCTGATGTGCCCGCCGGTTGCAGAGTCACTTTCGCTCAGGTCCTCTCCCGTCATGGAGCGCGGTATCCGACCGAGTCCAAGGGCAAGAAATACTCCGCTCTCATTGAGGAGATCCAGCAGAACGTGACCACCTTTGATGGAAAATATGCCTTCCTGAAGACATACAACTACAGCTTGGGTGCAGATGACCTGACTCCCTTCGGAGAGCAGGAGCTAGTCAACTCCGGCATCAAGTTCTACCAGCGATACGAATCGCTCACAAGGAACATCATTCCGTTCATCCGATCCTCTGGCTCCAGCCGCGTGATCGCCTCCGGCGAGAAATTCATTGAGGGCTTCCAGAGCACCAAGCTGAAGGATCCTCGTGCCCAGCCGGGCCAATCGTCGCCCAAGATCGACGTGGTCATTTCCGAGGCCAGCTCATCCAACAACACTCTCGACCCAGGCACCTGCACTGTCTTTGAAGACAGCGAATTGGCCGATACCGTCGAAGCCAATTTCACCGCCACGTTCGCCCCCTCCATTCGTCAACGTCTGGAGAACGACCTGTCTGGCGTGACTCTCACAGACACAGAAGTGACCTACCTCATGGACATGTGCTCCTTCgacaccatctccaccagcaccgTCGACACCAAGCTGTCCCCCTTCTGTGACCTGTTCACCCATGACGAATGGATCCACTACGACTACCTCCAGTCCCTGAAAAAATACTACGGCCATGGCGCAGGTAACCCGCTCGGCCCGACCCAGGGCGTCGGCTACGCTAACGAGCTCATCGCCCGTCTCACCCACTCGCCTGTCCACGATGACACCAGCTCCAACCACACCTTGGACTCGAACCCAGCTACCTTCCCGCTCAACTCTACTCTCTACGCGGACTTTTCCCACGATAACGGCATCATCTCTATCCTCTTTGCTTTGGGTCTGTACAACGGCACTAAGCCGCTGTCTACCACGACCGTGGAGAATATCACCCAGACAGATGGGTTCTCGTCTGCTTGGACGGTTCCGTTTGCTTCGCGTCTGTACGTCGAGATGATGCAGTGCCAGGCCGAGCAGGAGCCGCTGGTCCGTGTCTTGGTTAATGATCGCGTTGTCCCGCTGCATGGGTGTCCAATTGATGCTTTGGGGAGATGTACCCGGGATAGCTTTGTGAGGGGGTTGAGCTTTGCTAGATCTGGGGGTGATTGGGCGGAGTGTTCTGCTTAGCTGAACTACCTTGATGGATGGTATGTATCAATCAGAGTACATATCATTACTTCATGTATGTATTTACGAAGATGTACATATCGAAATATCGATGATGACTACTCCGGTAGATATTTGGTCCCCTTCTATCCTTCGTTCCACAACCATCGCACTCGACGTACAGCATAATACAACTTCAGCATTAACAAACGAacaaataatattatacactCCTCCCCAATGCAATAACAACCGCAATTCATACCTCATATAGATACAATACAATACATCCATCCCTACCCTCAAGTCCACCCATCCCATAATCAAATCCCTACttactcctcccccttcccagAACCCACCCCCGAAggagtaatagtagtagtagaagaagcagacgaCCTCTCCACCAACCTCTTCGGCCTCTTATCCCCATACGCTATACACACACGAACACACCAAATAGTCAGCATGCACACACAGAAAACAATCAAACAATCAAAAGTAATTAACTaatcaagaagaaaataaggaagaagaaatgtaCATACTCCTCTCATACAAACTCCAAGACGTATACATCAAGATGGGTAATCCCACCATTACTGATATCCATCTATGAACCCATCCCCACGTTAGTTAATTACTATACTTatgaggaaaaggaaggaaagggaagggaaagaagtggatgatgatggaggataaTTGCTCACTCACCGTCTCGCAGCAAGTTTATATTCTTTCGTTTGGCGGATATCTTTCACTGCTCCCGCTGGACGTTGTCCACGGGGTGACATTGGttggcggtgatgatgagggtccATGATCACTCTTGGttttgggggtggttgttgttgttgttgggtgggcattttttttccttccccttcacttggggattattattatttgagAATGTAATTAGGCTTGTtgggtgagtgagtgattATTGGGAATGAAGTAGATTTGGATATGAATGATTgataggatgggatgggatgaatggatggatggaggcgGAAAAAGTCAGGTGGTTTGAGGTTCGGGTTAATATCTttgtgcctgaggcatcacTCTCCATCTTATGTTGTTTCGTTCTTTCTATACCGATCTACCAGAGCTTTAAGTTGGCTGGTTCTACAACAGTTGCACAATAAGTATGTACTTATTTCATTTGTAGTATTTAGATTAACCCGCTGTGCTAATTTGCCGTAGCTTTCCACCCAATTTCCAAATTCGAAGAATTAAACTCATCCTACAGTACAGAATagaagtgaaaaaaaaaaaaaaaaaaaagaagagaaaaccAAGATAATACAACTAGTCCAGGTCCATTCTAGATCTCGAATGACCACACCGAATAAGAAAGCAACAAGCAAGTAAAGCATGATTCTAAACGAACGCCAATAACTTCATCGCCTGCCTTTGAAACTGAACGCTATGCACGAATGGCTCGAAATGATTCCTTTAACTCCGTAGTATTGAGAgtgagaggaaaagaaataaaagagaCAAAAGAGCTGATCATGGGAGAGAAACATGATCAGATGGAATGGATCTGCGGGTTAAGATAGTTATGAGTTGCCTCGCAGATCCGGTGACAAGATGAGAGAATTGAGAGATGTAATCAGCCACTGTAACTTCATCAAGCATCGAACCACTTTCAACGGTCGGGCCTGCGGGTTGAGATGCAAGTTAAGATGCCACGCAGACCCAAACAGAGTGAGAGATATGAGTTGTTTGAACCACTATGACTTCATCAAGCATCAAAACACACTCCATGGTCAATCTGTTCGGATGTGCGGGTTGATGTGGAAATGAGACGAGTGCCTCGCAGATCCGAAGACAAGATAGAGAATCGGCACAACAACACTTTAACTTCATCGAAAGCCTTATATCACTCAAAGACCAGTCTGTTCGCGGTCTGCGGGTTGATGTTCGTATTGAGATGCCACGCAGACTGCGAACATGCGATGTATTATAAGTTGGACGAGTGTAGACTGACCATTGATAACCGAGATAAACAAtcacttcaacttcatcaaaGCCTTAAATCACTCAATGGCCAGTCTGTTGCGGTCTGCGGGCTGATACCCAAGTTGCGATGCCACGCAGACTGCAAACATTGATCGAGAGACGAGAAAAACAACCACTTTAACTTCATGAAAGCCTTTCATCCAGTCAATGACCAGTCTATTCGCGGTCTGCGGGCTGATATTCGAGTTGAGGTGCCTCGCAGATCGCGAACATGCaaagtatatttttagtTAGACGAGTGACTGGTCATCGAGAAACGAGAGAAACAACCACACTTCATGAAAGCCTTAAATTATTCAATGACCAGTCTGTTCGCGGTCTGCGGGTTGGTATGCGAGTTGAGGTGCCACGCAGACCGCGAACATGCGATGTTTCTTCAGTTGGACGAGTGACTGGCCATCGAGAAACGAGAGAAACAACCACTTGAACTTCATGAGAGCCTTAAATCATTCAATGACCAGTTTATTCGCGGTCTGCGGGCTGGTATGCGAGTCGAGGTGCCTCGCAGACCGCGAATATGCGATGTTTTTCAAAGTGTGACGAGTGAAGCCTGACGAATGAGAATAATCTCAGTTGGGTTGGCCATTCGGCTGGCCGTTGGGTTTAGTATTAGGATCGTCAGGTTTGTCCGATGGAACGTTCCGTTTGCGTGCGTTGGCGCGACGAGCCCTCTCCTCGGCGTGATTCTGAAATTCTGCAATCAGGGCAGCCGCAGCACGGCGACGGGGACGTCCTCCAGGAGCTGTGTTGTAGTTTCGGGGTGGCGGTCCAGGAGGGGGAGCTACATTAAAAGCCTCATACATGTCTTTGGGTGGTTCGGGGGGACTCATCGCAAGATCTTCTGGAGTCGTGCGTCTGATCATCTCTTGAGTGTGATTGCGACGCAGACCGAGCTTCAGGATTTTCGAAGGGCTGGACCGTTCCTGCTGACTCTTCCCCTCGGCGGGCTTCGTTTCAGCAGGCTTCATGTCGGCGGGCTGATCTTCCATCTCAGAATAGGATCGCTTTCTGGTCGCTGCGCCCGCTCCTCCCTTCAAGGTCAGCTTGATGCGCAGCGTCTTGGGCGGCTCAGCGGGTGGAGTTGGttccggctctggctccCTCCGGCGTCGCTTGGGCACTTGAGTGGTTTCTGAGGCTTCGCCGCCGCGGCGCCGTTTGCGAGTCGGCTCCTTGGTCTCTTTGGCCTCTTTCACTTCGCCTGGACCATCTTTCGGGGCGGTTTCATCGTGCTGGGCGATCAAGGTTTGGATGTAGGCAGCCGGCATCATTCGATCGACGGCAATTCCTCTCTTGCGGGCCTCCTCCCGAGCCTTGATGGTCGCCTTGACCTCGTCTACATtctcgaagaagaaaggcaTCTTGTTATCCTGAGGCAAGTTGCGCTCTCCCATGCGTGGGGGATAACCGAAGATGCGGTCCTTCTCGAACTGTTCATGAGACTTCAGACGAATTGGAGGCTGGGGGAGCAATTTGTCTCCGTAGGTGTTGTTAGGGCGGAACCAAGAATAGCCTTCGCCGACAACGACAAGCTCTTCGCCAAATTTATTTGTTTGGCCTGTAAAAACGAACCCATCCTCGTCAGTCCACCGGTGCGTCTCGGACGTAGAGATTGGCTTACTTGATCCCTCAACGCCGATCTCTGCCTGGGGCTGCGCTTCGGATGCGGCCTCGGTCACGGGCTCCGCCTCGGACTGCACCGCTGGAGtctcggtcttcttctcctgcttctccatgTACTCCTTGCGTAGCTCCTCGACCCAGCCCTCGGCTTCCGATGACGGCTCAAATTCTGGAGCAACAGCTGCCGCGGCCAGGTCAAGAAGGCGATTTGCTAAAACTGCCCATTTTCCATCGATGCCTGCCTTCGACGCCTGTGCAATACCAGCTGTTTTCGCATTGGCCTGTTTGTTGGCACGCGTCTTCTTGACTGCTGCCTTGCCCTTTACTTCCTTGAGAGCAGACTCTGGCTTAGATGATGGTGCACGGTTTCTGCGGAAGCGCCTTTCAGATTCCAAAGATTCCATAGCCTTGATGGTAGGCTTTCGGGTCCTTCCAGATGTGCGCGCAGCTGACGTAGTGGTTGAGTAGCTGGCAGTTGGGGATCCTGGGCCCTCATTGGAGCCATCAAGACCAAATTTGTTTCCATACATATCAGCATGGTATTCAAAAGGAAAACTTTCGCCGTAGGGAGTACTGCGTTCGATTCCGGGGGTATCCAAGTCGTATCCAGACATGGTGTCGAATTCAGCCTTGCTGTCAAGAGCAGGGGTACTTTCAATGCTGTCAGCAACCTCGCGGCCAAAGGGTGTCTTTGAGACAGAAGGCGTTTCAAGAGAAGCGTCATCCACGGCCTGGCTTGCGGCGTTGATTGCAGACTTTCGAGTAGATCGCTGGGGTCGCGAACTGGTTCGAGTAGCAACCTGTGAATGGGCAGGCTTGTAACTGCTTGAATTCACTGCAGAGACGGGAGTAGACTGCGCTGATTTGGAATTCTGAGTCGCAGCCATCGCTCTGGACTTGCGTTCGGCACGACGAGATCTGGCAGTCATAGTACGAGGAGTAGAGTGAGGCTGCGTAGCAGGTGTTGCAAGCTTGGTGCTAGCCTCCTGGgcttcagcagcttcagcaGTAATGGCAGACGCAGCAGAATTAGCGGGAGCTTTATCGGCTTTGCCGCTCTGAGCGTTGGGTGTAGAAGTGAGAGAAGAGGTAGAGTCCACGGAAGAAGTCTTCTCGCTGTTCTCGAAGCTGTTCAGCTTTGCTGGCATAGACTTACGCGTCTTG harbors:
- a CDS encoding uncharacterized protein (COG:S;~EggNog:ENOG410PRBS;~InterPro:IPR004827;~go_function: GO:0003700 - DNA-binding transcription factor activity [Evidence IEA];~go_process: GO:0006355 - regulation of transcription, DNA-templated [Evidence IEA]) — its product is MSSTLTGPSPGDAHPAEDHSTFGRKRPRSDDDSASSDGPDPVRPRPLSWQPSAPVEPSVKSTQLRSIGVESILNPPSKAAVVTAEPGREPLGSQVPTTSSSPSHARLPSSPSVHLPSPSVHPAKRLSASPAMKHHQAIAPASPSARFVSTGGGYAPRLGVSQSPLAHPSRLASYSAAPGSPLSGDPYPGQSVSTSSHPAPAPISMHSTPTFHSRRTSANPTPAPSSQETSPTTPVSAYSQLGRSSPAVSAAPMQQTTPSFLNTSAYGSSEPAARLPSVMAGPRSTGEEAAAAGAQPENPPYPGMIPCILDLKSGSSSQAEKRKANSDASRRFRNRKRNEMQLEQKIAGQLEEIQKKTEELKRRDDQIRSLMQERDFYRSERDFFREHVSRLVPTGQLPARPASPLTLRPPFESTASEREATWHASEARKMVENTSGSGKLAPAPSHLMAGSSTRPPVTWSATPTSYPAAHVERGMLPDDQQARSLPQFPGQWARSS
- a CDS encoding histidine phosphatase family protein (COG:S;~EggNog:ENOG410PJ9P;~InterPro:IPR016274,IPR033379,IPR000560,IPR029033;~PFAM:PF00328;~TransMembrane:1 (i21-44o);~go_function: GO:0016791 - phosphatase activity [Evidence IEA]), yielding MKGLYEDRPVRRDGRSCQSLLCKKFLLIGIMGVSAVLLPLYLLAGVTSGLAVPASRNQSTCDTVDQGYQCFSETSHLWGQYAPFFSLANESAISPDVPAGCRVTFAQVLSRHGARYPTESKGKKYSALIEEIQQNVTTFDGKYAFLKTYNYSLGADDLTPFGEQELVNSGIKFYQRYESLTRNIIPFIRSSGSSRVIASGEKFIEGFQSTKLKDPRAQPGQSSPKIDVVISEASSSNNTLDPGTCTVFEDSELADTVEANFTATFAPSIRQRLENDLSGVTLTDTEVTYLMDMCSFDTISTSTVDTKLSPFCDLFTHDEWIHYDYLQSLKKYYGHGAGNPLGPTQGVGYANELIARLTHSPVHDDTSSNHTLDSNPATFPLNSTLYADFSHDNGIISILFALGLYNGTKPLSTTTVENITQTDGFSSAWTVPFASRLYVEMMQCQAEQEPLVRVLVNDRVVPLHGCPIDALGRCTRDSFVRGLSFARSGGDWAECSA
- a CDS encoding putative GPI-anchored cell surface glycoprotein (COG:S;~EggNog:ENOG410PY7W) codes for the protein MVGRASVARELGSPAALSLDLTPRETRRSSSRASRKTTREPEALPSNLSHSSISLPPTPVTTSFEEQLPSAKRRKTQRSATVDEKTSSNQESAQTPNQQGSGGPSQISNSVSKKRGRGRKSALANGETVQPATPTSNPKQQSQSTLHNFLSRTLKDRRKSLATQNPSPNPTMSTSHVSSPAMNSSASNSRKTRKSMPAKLNSFENSEKTSSVDSTSSLTSTPNAQSGKADKAPANSAASAITAEAAEAQEASTKLATPATQPHSTPRTMTARSRRAERKSRAMAATQNSKSAQSTPVSAVNSSSYKPAHSQVATRTSSRPQRSTRKSAINAASQAVDDASLETPSVSKTPFGREVADSIESTPALDSKAEFDTMSGYDLDTPGIERSTPYGESFPFEYHADMYGNKFGLDGSNEGPGSPTASYSTTTSAARTSGRTRKPTIKAMESLESERRFRRNRAPSSKPESALKEVKGKAAVKKTRANKQANAKTAGIAQASKAGIDGKWAVLANRLLDLAAAAVAPEFEPSSEAEGWVEELRKEYMEKQEKKTETPAVQSEAEPVTEAASEAQPQAEIGVEGSSKPISTSETHRWTDEDGFVFTGQTNKFGEELVVVGEGYSWFRPNNTYGDKLLPQPPIRLKSHEQFEKDRIFGYPPRMGERNLPQDNKMPFFFENVDEVKATIKAREEARKRGIAVDRMMPAAYIQTLIAQHDETAPKDGPGEVKEAKETKEPTRKRRRGGEASETTQVPKRRRREPEPEPTPPAEPPKTLRIKLTLKGGAGAATRKRSYSEMEDQPADMKPAETKPAEGKSQQERSSPSKILKLGLRRNHTQEMIRRTTPEDLAMSPPEPPKDMYEAFNVAPPPGPPPRNYNTAPGGRPRRRAAAALIAEFQNHAEERARRANARKRNVPSDKPDDPNTKPNGQPNGQPN